The Magallana gigas chromosome 6, xbMagGiga1.1, whole genome shotgun sequence genome includes the window AGGCAGTTCCTACTCTTATCCTGGAAGTTTCTACTCATATCCTGGAAGTTTCTCTTCCTATCCAGGAAGTTTTTACTCCTATCCCGGAAGTTTCTCCTCTTATCCCGGAAATATCTACTCCTATCCCGGAAGCATATACTCATATCCCTCAAGTTTCTATTCCTATCCCGGAAGTTTTTACTCATATCCCGGAAGTTTTTACTCAAATCCCAGTCAATACTATTATCCAGGAAGTTTAAACACTTTTCCTGGTAGTGTGTACTCCTCCCCTAATGTTGATTACTTTGGGTACTTTGGCCGTCCTGTCCGAAAATCAAAGGTAAGACAAATGAAGTAACACTTAACCAAACAATTCTTTCAAGAAAGTTAATCTAGATATTGAATTAGCATTATTTTTTACAGGTTTATTAGAGACGGTCTCCTTGACATTGCCTGACCCTTGGATTGTCCGAAGAACAGTTTGTTTTAATTCTGAATATGttgaataaatgtttttagCATCCAAAAAGTCCAATcgttgatcttttttttttacgaagaAAATGCTCATTTCTGTTCCAACTTTTTTGTTCATAAAATCAGTTCAgtttacattttgtataaacAAGATGTACATGGTCATAACATGCTTCACAGATAAAAGCCCTAAATAAAAAGaatcaaaagaagaaaaaatcaaattacaatgcctaaaagaaaaaggaaaaaaatgtgtttacaCTAAATTACTgcttttatcacatgtttaagATTATCAGTAGAACTAGTATCTACAGAATAATGATACATAGcatttatatagaaaatttcccaacaaaaaattgttaaatacataatatatatcatattttaacaaagggaatatataaattttgaaaaaaagaccAAATAAAAGACCCTTTAAACCtacaaaacaccccccccccccccgcccccccaaAAATCTCTCTAAATCTCATCTCAGTTTCAGAATAAACTTTTCAGTTGCAGAAATAATGATAACAGGGAAATAAAATGGTGTTATATCATCAAAGACTGCtttcaatttcacaattttgcaTCATTAATTAAGGGTGAGAGTGAATCGAACCGCTTAATGGTAAAAAAGTTTATCATAAGCGGTTGAAGATGTTTCATTAAACGTTCGGGCTGCTGTGCATTTTTTGACGTTTTATGATACAATTTAATCACTAAGCGATATATCAGTAGCAATTGGCAATGTTAATTGTGAATGCAATAATTTATAGCATTAGGGGCTGCATTTTCAACGCATaatgatatttatatcattaagcGGCGTTGTGTTATAGACGCTTGTTACAGAGGATATTTGTTGCAGATTGAGTAGTCCTAGCGGCAGTTTTCCGCTCGACGGCGCCACACATGTTATAAAGTCATATGCAAAAATACGTTCGGAAATTATACAGGAAAAATGtctaaagaattttaaataattttctttaagaaataaTAATCACGCTGTCCGTGCGTATCACCGACATATCTATGCCTGGGAGAATCACTGGAAGCAAACTTCTGTTTATTGGAAGTAAATTTCACATTGCAATAAATCAACTGAAGTAAACGTCATGTAGAAAATGCCAAAATTGTCATGCCAAGTTTAATCAGGAAATTGGTTTAAAGTAACCACAGAAAATCGTTTAAAGTATCAGACTTGAAGTTTTAAATTCTATTGGTTTTTTACTATTTTCAATTACCAACGTCATTATTATTGTGCATTGCAAGAATATGAAATCAAAAGTATTTGAactatataatttttaacaaagaatGTTCTTAAATGCTGAGAATTTTACTCAACGCAACTTGTTTTCTGTTTGCTGAGGCAATGTTTTCAAAATGGTAACTTTAAAAATCACATTGCAGATTGAAAAGCATAACAAATCTTAAACTAGCATACAATGAAGGATAAGGTCTCATTTCACGTtctaaagtgattttttttctcatgacTATTATTaactatttttcataaaaaatattctggttgtaaattgtttacataGATTGTTTCTTGtaagatatattttgaaaaaaaaatatcaatccgcttgatattattgaaaaataggtgaatatttattaacttattttattttattttttctttcataatcaGTTGTACCCATTACCGCCGCTTAGAAAGCTCACCTATCGAGTagagaaaaaaacttttgaaaagcgtcatgtaatttttacaaattctaTATCATAGGTATGGATGCTGAGagattaaagaagaaaaattttTCGCAGTCTTTGACCCTCTCACATTTCCTTCAAATGATATAcaccagatacatgtatagtcaAGAATTGCCATAACAATTTTGCAAgtagcttatttaaatatttattaccaTTCATTATGAGTAATCATAGTTTTTGCACATATTGTGAATAATGAGTGGTCCATCTAAGCATAACTatgaaagacgaatagggccacgttacgagatcttttctcgtaattacgagataattaactcgtaataacgagatcttttctcggaaaaacgagttaattatctcgttattacgagatattCTCTAGTAAAAACGagataattatctcgttattacgagatcttttcttgtaattacaagatgaaaatatttgttttatgtggccctattcgtctttcgtacatAACCGAAATGGAAGAAAGGGAGAAATGCtaccatacatgtatagtaGCTTGTCCGTAGGGGGTAACCTGGCTATAAAAAGGATGAAGTGTTactatacgagggttgtccaaaaagttcgtcgacacatgtaattttattcaaaataacggCGCTATTATCAGgaaagtattataatattttaatatagagtATAATAATCTTAGTGTATAAATATCAGAgcaatgtatatttttgtattggaGTTATCACTATATATACATTGCATATAAAGGCCGCACGGCCCAGCCTGGCGTTGAGTTATAACGACGTTTCTATAACGTCGTGGTCCTGGGTTTACCTGAGAATAATATGCCGCATTTACCGTTTGGTCAGAGGGTACAATCGCATACTCTATCAAATTATCGTTTGTGCTACTTGTGGATAAGTAAACTCGAacttttttgatgttttttccTATTTCCTCcatcgtttgttttgtttttaacggTGTTTTACCTCATTCGACACAATTTTATGGTGGCTCGCTGTTCCATGCGGTCAGCTGACGTCGCTTTTTCAGtcgtttttaaatacatgttgtAATGAAGTTCTTTTTGAATTTTGTGGGGGTGATAGCGGAAACGACAaacagtaaaataaacaaaacaaaatgaatttatttatcagcaaaaaaaattaaaataatagaatataAAGAGACTCACCCTAACAAACACACACCCTCACTCTCTCactaagaaagaaaatataactttaaaaagttacacaggatgaatctctgtcATTCAGTTAACTGAAACGTGACTGAACGGCAACTGAAAGGTAACTTAATGGCATAgatgtgccattcagtcacctttccagacctttcagttaacattcagttgactgaatggcagatgTTCATCCTGTGTTAATCAATCAACACTGACAATGAAACAACAGTGAATTAATTTATAACACATTCAATTGTCAGTTTctatatgaaacaaataaatgctttaaacGCTGATTTAATATAGCTATAACAgtatgtaaaggaataaaccaacaaatcaaaattaccAATACTGTTATATGTAATTTCACAGAAAAAGTAAATTTGAATGTTATCTGTAATTAAACAATCAATTTCTATCACTAGGTAAActgataaatcatttaatcGTAAAATAGAATTGAAAGTTTGGCTTCAAATATTTGCAACAGCCACCCTAAAATAGTCACCACTGGGCTCCATAGCACGCAAAACCCATAAACAAAACGTTCCGTGTCCAGTCCCGGACTCGAAGGTCTCTCACTGGAAGACTATCCACACAGGGCCTCCTAACCACAAACGTTCGTCAAACACGAGCTCCTGTGCGTCCCACTTACGTCACGCGCTGCTCCGTTAATAGTTCTCGGTCCTAGTCCTGGCCCACATATGCTACGCTAAGCAAGCCTTCAACTGACGTTGCACCACTGACCCACCGGCTTTAACGATATAACTATCCCTGCACTGAAACAATAATAACCTATTCTAAAACCTATAGACATACTTATTTATACAACGAAAATAACAAACCGTAAATATACCATGAAACtgacaaaaacatacaaaaacTTACCGGCTGGAGAAAAGCAAAAGCCCAAACAGATTTACAGTAATTTATGGCTACCAGTCTACCAGACTAACTTCTGGAATTCGccaaaattaacaaactgtagGACGAATTCAAAAACGTGGCCGCACACTTGACAAGCAGCCACGGCTCTAACTCACCAAACCAGTTATACTAAAAATAGCGCTAATACCGAACACCCTCGATTGACAAAAATGGAACACAACTTTCCAACTATTtacacaaacaaaatacaaaactgaaataaacTGAATTCAACTTCATCACACATGTTCTTGCCGTAATATCTTTTCAAAGTCAACTGCTAGTTTGAAAATAGCTTCAAAAGACGTATTTAAATGACGTACACCATACAGACTACATCATAATAGAAGATTATgaagttttgaaatgttttataaaaactgtaaatattcATGTCTAATAACTCAATTACAAagtttgtacaatttttacGCTGGGCCGTGCGTACTTTCCGCAACCATttgatacattaaaattttagtttatttcaatggaaaacattcaaaaccacttaagtttgatttgaaattttatgaaaaagatttagatatacaatatgtatatttaaaccCATTTAAAATAACAAGAACGCCAttgtccacgaactttttggacaaccctcgtatagcCAGTTTTCTGTCGGGGAGAATCTACtaaatactgtagaagcagaaatatttgttaaggatttaatttcgttattttcgttggcagtaataatcaacaaaattaaatccaagACGAATTTTTAACCTAAACATTAATTAAGACAGAGTTGATATCCAATACATTCTAGGAAATACagtttgacaaaattaaatgccaacgaaattgtgttttattttaaaaaaaccaacgAAATGTTTTTAACCCaacgaaaatttgtttacagtagTCGCTTTTGCAGAGGGGTGAGGGGATACTATATAGCCAATTTTTGGAGGGAAAGATGGCTAGCAGGAAAAGGCACTATACAATACCGGACAACCTTGTTTAACAATctgtcaaaatgtttatatcaacatattttggatttgcaaatatttcttaaaagtctagaaaatatttcttcattttgccttaaattatttttaaattctacaTAATGGATCCATATTACAAGtttcatttattgaatttatagCTAAATAAAATAGAGGAAAAGGCGATTTATTTATAAGTTGCACTTTGAGTGCAGAGAGGTCATGTTAAATTCTCTGCGTCGCCGAAAAACCCCCCATATAGattcttcttgttttaaattttggttaATATGAAGATCTTTAAAAAACATACGCTAAAGGAAAAAACCTAAAGACTTTAATACAGATTTTAAGTTCGGATGTTAACATATTCAAAacggtttttttatttttgttaaaactcTATAAATTTTCTTACAATATACCACaagtgcttgaggacaggaccaagccccccccccccccccccccctcccacccaCCCGAGATTTTAATCCCCAGGATAGTTGACTTTCTTGATAAAAGTTCCCCAACTTCCATTGAAGTCATGTATCCaacataatcaatttcaaatatctaaattttaCGGAAAATAATCATATTAATTCAGATAAAATATCTTGCTTAAAAGTACTTAATTGTAGCTAGATAAACGGAACTGTTGATTTCTACCTCTTTTAATAGGCCTAATTAATTTGCAATTATGAATCTTTatacttaacaattttttattttacaacgtcggatttgttttattacaaaaactTCCAAATAATTTTCCATGCGAAATACTTTCACATTTACAGTTATCAAATTTATGTAATGCCAGACAATAACAAAGATGCAGAATCATGAAGCTACATGTACAAGGAAAAATGTTATACAAGTATTTAAGGTTTgggatttatacatgtacattagatGTAGTGGAAATAGAACAGCCTGCAGTACGCcaataaacacatttaaaacGTGTCAGGTTAAATTAATATAACTAATCTTAATGGTATATTTTGCGGCATGAAGCCATCCTCAAAATAGTTTGCCCTGCAATATAGGTTAATTACTCATAAATATTGTTACACTGTCTAATGACTATTAGCTGTTGTAGTAATTCTATTTTTGACTGCTCGGTTGTTTTattaaagatttcattttttacttTGGCATTCATATCCTTTTGTTTTAAGATTGTGATAATTGTTTTTCTAGTTTGTGAAAAGTggaacattttttgtttaaaactacaGACAGTATTGTCGCCACTCGCAGAAACCAATGTATACGTACAAACACAAATGTacgtttattataaaaaaaataccccccccccaaaaaaaaaaacaaacaaaaaccaaacaaacaatagATTAATTGGCAAACCTGCTGCGTCACTGCCACACAGACGTATTACTGTAACTACATATAGTCGGATGTCTTTGTCATGCTCCAGATTTGTTTGCTTTTGCAGATTGAGATTTGAGATTCGTCTTGAAATATATAGTTCCTTGTTatctaaatcttaaattttgtttctaTTAAGAATAACAGGATTACAGGGGTATAAAAAATCCAATGTTAGGAACGAAAAACTACTTATTGTACATTGTAGCCTTACTTtttgtaatgttattttttttcaaatatgtaagtcaatgacctacttttttttcgaaaaattcgTCACAATTATCCACCCTTACCacattttctttattgttaaacttttacaaatgataaaacaattttGGAGACCTGAAAACAGTGAAAAAACGGAAAGCTTTACTAATTgaataattacatattctttttcaaaatcaaaatttgaatttcatttggTCTGAACTTCCCTTTTCAACATTCCAAAttctatcaattttttacaagtATTATAGAAAACTGACCAATAGGAGTTCAAAAGTTCAAAACCATTGGTTGCCTTGAAATAGATATGTTGTATGTATGTAGTTGTGTTTTTAATTATACAACGTAAATGATAATAGCTCTGATATATTATATCtcataaactgattttgtgtattttcttttaGATTTTCCTATTGCGTGCCAGTAAGTGATGTGATATTATAGATGAAATAATACAAccataaaaacatgtaaaatgacATGACATAACACATAGGAACGTAAGTTTGCAATTAATGAGtatattaccaaaaaaaaaattcagaggaaaaaacaatgaattgaaacattagtccgaatttcctctgtttcaatAAAGGTAGTCTTCCTTTGTCATAGCATATCATcctaaaatttacaaaacataaatattcaaaacaatttttgatttaAGATTCTGAACTTTGTAAAACaagtttttgaaatttcaaactCTGAGTATACTTAATCCTTAAGGAGGGCCAtgtcttttaaaagttttttttgtttgttttcagaagttttttaaataaatgggaaggtgaaattgaattaaattctcattttttacacaaaacaattttaatgatGGCGAGCAATGTAACATTGTCTGCATATTGTTTcgtttaaaatttacatttaaaatggtGTTATTAGTGAAATTacacttttacaaaaaatgtcataTCAATTAGTTAATTGAATAAGGGCACAGAACGTGTACATCGAGATGTTAACTTATTACTAATCAAGTTAATACACATGAATGCATCCCTAGCATGCATCAATTATTATACTTGCAAAGTCCTGAAAACATTTATAACTACTATTTATATGAGCTGAATTTTCTTCAATCATGCGTTTCAAAGTAAGCtttatgaaattataaaattgatCATCGGTATGTatagaaaaaatgttcatttatacATATCTTTATATATCCCTGAGAGCGATATCGTAAACGATGTTGTCAAATGAGAGGTTGTAGTGAAGTCTTTTTTTAGCAACAGCTATTTCATATTGCCACTTTACATTATCTAAAGTGCACAAGCTAATTAGATGAGGTTTTCGTTGACCATTTACACAAGTATAATAAATgactatatatttaatatttgaaacaCGTTCATTAAATGATATGTTGATCAATATGTACACCTTAATGACGTCACTTAagactataaaagtaaaaatctGCAGCTTGCAAACCAGGACACCTAACAGAGCCTCAGAGATCCAAGATACCGGTAAGAAATCTTGTCATATCTGCGTCTtgcatataaatgtatttatgattCTAATATATAAGGTTTCTTTAGCAAAAGATAGAATATAGAATCTGTTTAATAAGAAAATaactaaaatcattttcattttcgaAATTGTTGGAATCAAGAATTATAGTTTTAGGAAACTCTGCTTTGCAAGATTTGCATTTATTATTACGTCAGTGATTAAGTGATTTTCCTTTAGGAAAATAGTTAGGTTCttttcaaatggaaaattacataaattgtaaattctataaaaaagtTGGCTTAAAGGGTAACCATTACACGACATTAAATCTTGAAAACAATGTCTTTTTTGTAATCACAATTTCccaaaatgtaattatttcttaaataataacaaaatgttCTAATATAGTATGTATTTTTCAACTGGTAAATGGTTTTGTTCTGCAAAGTAAATATTCCAACTATCATATTAGAATAATGATACAGAGCAAGCTTCAGTTATCATAGAAGCTCGTTATTAGCTAATAATGAACTCCATCACGATTTTTATTTTGCCATCTTACAAAAAGGTGACCATggtgaaatttaattttgtgtttaGCGAATAATTgtcttaaaatataatgaaaatcaaCATCAACGTTCAATTCAAAAGTTCATGAAAAAATCCCCCGtacatttatttctaataaaTTTCAATCTTCGTTATGATATTGCATATACTTATTTCTATTGGGTATCTGTTCTTTCAGCAATGTTTCGCGCAACTGTTCTCCTCTGCATTCTGGCCTATGCCTTCTGTGACTACGACAAAAAACTTCCATACAGTGCAAACTATTACAGTCCAGGGAGTCTTTTCTCTAGGGGAGGATTTGGTGGAGGAAACATAGGATTCGGCAATTTAAGGGGAGGTAATCTCGGATTTGGCAATGTTGGTGGACTCAGAATAGGAGCACCTTCTTTTGGTGGAGTCAACTTTGGTGGATTTGGAGGTCAAAGTTTCAGATCCTTCTTTTCTAGTCCCGGAGGTGCTGCTGCATCAAGTGCTGCTGCTTCTGATGGCCCGTTTGGTGGATCTGCAGCATCTTCATCCGCAGCATCTGGTGGATTGAGAGGTCCGCAATTCTTTGGTGGTAACGTTGGCAATACTGGATTTCAAAGCTTCAGGTTCTTTGGTCCCGGTGGTAGCGTAGCTACTGGTAGTGCTGCCGCCAGTGACGATGGCTCGGCTGCTGCTTCGTCTGCTGCGGCGGGTAATGGAGCTGCCGCGGCCTCAGCAGCTGCAGCATCTCCATCACTTGGATTTCCTGGCCTAACGTCATTCCCAGGCAATGTCTACCCCTATCCTGGAAGTTTCCCTACCTATCCCGGAAGTTTCTCTTCCTATCCAGGAAGTCTCTACTCATATCCTGGAAACGCGTACTCCTTTCCAGGTCAATCCTTTTATCCTGGAAGTTTAAACACCTTTCCTGGTAGTGTGTTACCCGGGTCCATTAATCGTCCTTTACACAGATCAAAGGTAAGAAACAAATCAAACCAAACTTTGATGAGTTGAATTTGCAAGAAAATGCAAATTGACTTTTTATCACATATGCAACACTTTTTACAGGTTTATTGAAAATGATTCGTTTGAAATTGCCCGACTCCTGGCTGCCCGAAAGACAAGGATCCTGTTCATGTTGTGTTATTATTGAATTTGTTGAATAAATGTTAAGCATCCACGAAAAAGCAGATTTGAGTTTTTGTTTTAAGGTGTTAATGGAACATACGacatacattttcactattaaCACTCTAAACCATTCCTCTACGCTGTTGGGTAAAaatattgggaaagaaaattatatataatcaaattgTTCTGAACATTGTTAACAATTGAAGCAATCCTTGAATTCGCAAAAATTGTACATCATGTAAATAATTGCTCAATTCTATATCAggatcaatataaaaaaaaatgttgtatatTTGCACATATTAGTGCTTCCATTATACACATGTCTAAAAAGTTGCCAATTTTTGTCCTATTTTTTGTAATCGCAAAATGCATTTCAAACATTTAAGGCCAATAACAATCAATTTATCTATGCTGTCTCAGTCCCAGACTGGTGTTGCAGCCAGTAACAAATAACCTCGAAACCATTGTAGTTCATCATAAACTTTTAATAGTAATGGCTTCACAAAAGGTAAATAactgaaaaatgaataaacaaacaataagTTCCCACTTAACCCGAATTTTCTCTGATAATTTACGATACCCGGCAAACAACACACATTTAAAGCAAATctaaatatttcattgcatAACAATAGAGTTAAACAAACACTTACATCGCTGTGGCACCTCACTGGtgttcaaaacaaacaaaaacacagCCCTCACTCGCACATGCCATGGCCATGCTGAGTTGCAGAGTCCCTGACGTAATAAACAAAACCGTCCAGGTTGGAATACGGATTTCCGAAAAAGCGTGACAGCACACTCCCCGCCTGACTAAATTAGTCACTATCCAATTTCGGTGAGTAAAGGACGACCACCTCAGCCACTGGTCTTAAATATTCAACTTGGCGTCCTCGTCGGATGACCTTTACTCTTATTTTCCGAACCTTTGCATCTTCACTTAAGATTGCCTCTTCTACTAAACCAGTTGGCCAATCGGATCTCTTcatatctttttcttttaccaGTACAACATCACCTTTATGAAGATTCTCTTTCTGTGTCTTCCACTTCCTTCTGGCTTGAAGACTCTGTAAAAACTCATCTTTCCATCTCTTCCAAAACCTTTCTGCCAACACTTGCACATGCTTCCAGCCCGCCCTGAACATGTCCCGAATGTCTAGGTTTTGAAGAGGTGGTATATCATCTCCTTCTTTCTGTGTTAATAATAAATTCGGAGAAAGAATAGTTGGATTTTCTGGGTCGGAGGATACCGGAACTATTGGGCGAGAGTTGATAATCATGCAAACTTCTGCCATAAAGGTTGTCAATACTTCATGCGTCAACTCCTTTCCAGAATTTTCAAGTAGCAGAGCGTCAATGATCTTTCTAGCCACACCTATCATGCGCTCCCAGACGCCTCCAAAATGCGATGAATGAGGTGGATTAAAAATCCATGTACTACCTTCGCTCAGAAGGAACTTCTGAATAGTGGGATCTTCTACATTCACAGCATCTGTCTTTGTATCTGTTGATCCAACAAAATTGATTCCCCTGTCAGA containing:
- the LOC105332399 gene encoding uncharacterized protein, whose product is MADLPACRLKPVPPFTYVGVDTFGHWNVVSRRTRGGHANSKRWAILFTCLTVRAVHIEVVEQMSTSSFINAVRRFVSIRGKVLEYRSDRGINFVGSTDTKTDAVNVEDPTIQKFLLSEGSTWIFNPPHSSHFGGVWERMIGVARKIIDALLLENSGKELTHEVLTTFMAEVCMIINSRPIVPVSSDPENPTILSPNLLLTQKEGDDIPPLQNLDIRDMFRAGWKHVQVLAERFWKRWKDEFLQSLQARRKWKTQKENLHKGDVVLVKEKDMKRSDWPTGLVEEAILSEDAKVRKIRVKVIRRGRQVEYLRPVAEVVVLYSPKLDSD
- the LOC105324952 gene encoding ATP-dependent RNA helicase glh-2-like, which codes for MFRATVLLCILAYAFCDYDKKLPYSANYYSPGSLFSRGGFGGGNIGFGNLRGGNLGFGNVGGLRIGAPSFGGVNFGGFGGQSFRSFFSSPGGAAASSAAASDGPFGGSAASSSAASGGLRGPQFFGGNVGNTGFQSFRFFGPGGSVATGSAAASDDGSAAASSAAAGNGAAAASAAAASPSLGFPGLTSFPGNVYPYPGSFPTYPGSFSSYPGSLYSYPGNAYSFPGQSFYPGSLNTFPGSVLPGSINRPLHRSKVY